Sequence from the Theropithecus gelada isolate Dixy chromosome 20, Tgel_1.0, whole genome shotgun sequence genome:
CCACAATCTCTGAAACCTCTGAACTTTTCTGTGGGTCTGTAGTTTCAAGTCCCACCTTaactgtcctaaaaaaaaaaacagtgacctAATGCATCTAATTTCTCAACTAACTGCCACCATCGCTACTATATCCACCTGCATCCTATTTCACTGTACATGCCAGGAATCTTTCTTCTCACCCCATTCCATGTTTGACCAGATTCCCTCTGCAAGTGTTCTACCAGAGCCACAGCTTCCTCAATGCTCTGTGGATGGTGCTTCTGCATCTGGGTCTGTGTCTCCCTGGGCAGAATAGTCAGGAACTGCTCTAGCACAAGCAGTTCCAGTATCTGCTCTTTTGAGTGGATCTCTGGCCTCAGCCATAGATGACATAATTCTTGAAGTTTGCTGACAGCCTCACGAGGTCCAGCTGCTTCATCATAGGTGAAGTTCCGGAAGTGCCAGCAAGAGCTCTTAGGATCGAGACTGTCCATTTGAGGAGATTTTTTACTCTGACCGGAGCTCTCTCTTGCAGGTCCCTTGGTCTCCCACAAAGCCCTGATCTGAGGGTCCAAGTATGCAGCCACTTTCAGATCTACCATCATCATTCTGCTCTAGGAAGTTCTGTTCCTATGTTAAGACACCCAATTGGTACCACGT
This genomic interval carries:
- the ZNF75A gene encoding zinc finger protein 75A isoform X3 codes for the protein MMMVDLKVAAYLDPQIRALWETKGPARESSGQSKKSPQMDSLDPKSSCWHFRNFTYDEAAGPREAVSKLQELCHLWLRPEIHSKEQILELLVLEQFLTILPRETQTQMQKHHPQSIEEAVALVEHLQRESGQTWNGVAVHELGKEAVLLGETTEASSFRLKSADSQPVDVSQDEEFWNTYQGLQEQLSRNTHKETEPVYERAVPTQQIIAFPEQTNTKEWTVTPEHVLPESQG